The following are from one region of the Anabas testudineus chromosome 2, fAnaTes1.2, whole genome shotgun sequence genome:
- the LOC113164452 gene encoding transcription factor 21: protein MSTSSAASDSEDYETYHRRTADRLERTARKMTCYNPNRYSDEEMEDEGVDGRIVQGRRLSKAQQKDARQTQRNAANARERARMRVLSKAFSRLKTSLPWVPADTKLSKLDTLRLASSYISHLRQLLQDDRFENSFAHPVSLTWPFMMAGRSDDQDISSTVRLCGATA, encoded by the exons ATGTCCACTAGCTCTGCAGCAAGCGACAGTGAGGACTATGAGACATATCACAGACGGACTGCAGACCGCTTGGAAAGAACAGCGCGTAAAATGACCTGCTACAATCCCAACCGGTATTCAGATGAGGAGATGGAGGACGAAGGCGTGGATGGGAGGATCGTGCAGGGGCGCAGACTCTCCAAGGCGCAGCAGAAGGACGCGCGGCAGACGCAGAGAAACGCGGCCAACGCAAGGGAGAGGGCTCGGATGAGAGTGCTGAGCAAAGCTTTCTCAAGACTAAAAACCAGCCTGCCCTGGGTACCTGCGGACACCAAACTGTCCAAACTGGACACGCTGCGACTCGCCTCCAGCTACATATCTCACCTCAGACAGCTTCTGCAGGACGACCGATTTGAGAACAGCTTTGCTCATCCAGTCAGTCTG ACTTGGCCCTTTATGATGGCAGGACGCTCAGATGATCAAGACATCTCGTCCACTGTAAGACTTTGTGGAGCCACAGCATAG